CCATCAACTTTTTCACTTCAACTAGCATGCTACGACACCCTGTGGAGAAGTTGTTTGAGGAGCTAACACCTCCACCAAACTGCATAATCTCTGATATGTGCCTGCCTTGGACACTAGATATTGCTCGCAAGTTTCATATTccaagattttcttttcttggagtTAGTTGCTTCTGTCTCTTGATCTTTCAGGTTTTACGCGTTCACAACATTCACGCGAAAATATCCAGCCAGTCAGAGTACTTTGTTTTGCCCGGTTTGCCTGATCATATTGAATTCACTAAATCCCAACTGCCTTTGcccgaagaccccaaaatgaagGAATTTAGTGGGCAAATGGCAGCAGCTGACTTAGCCTCACACGGGGTCATCGTGAATACTTTCCAAGAGTTGGAACCAGGATATGCCAAAGAATATAGGAAGGCAAGAGGAGATAAAGTCTGGTGTATTGGCCCTGTTTCGCTTTGCAACAAGGACTACCTAGACAGGGCCGAGAGAGGTAACAAGAATTCCATTGAAGAGTATCAATGCTTGAAGTGGCTCGATGCCCAGGAACCCTGCTCTGTTGTCTATGCCTGCCTTGGGAGCCTATGCAATCTAATACCTTCACAGTTGATAGAGCTCGGGTTGGCTTTAGAAGAGTCTAACAAACCATTTATTTGGGTCCTAAGGGGAGCGGAAACCTCAGAAGAATTGGAGAAATGGATTTTGGAAGACAGATACGAAGAAAGGATCGAAGGGAGAGGTCTTTTGATTCGGGGTTGGGCTCCGCAATTATTGATCTTATCCCATCCTTCAGTGGGAGGGTTTTTAACGCACTGCGGTTGGAATTCATGCATAGAAGGAATAAGTGCTGGGGTGCCAATGCTTACATGGCCGCTATTTGGGGACCAGTTTATGAATGAGAAACTAGTAGTGCAGGTACTAAAAATTGGTGTGAGGGTCGGTGTGGAGGATCCTGTAAACTGGGGTGAGGAAGAGAAGACGGGGGTGTTGGTGAAAAAGGAAGATGTTAAGGGGGCTATAGAGAGGCTAATGAATGAAGGAGAGGAAAGACAAGAGAGGAGGACAAAAGCTAGAGAGCTGGGAGAGATGGCAAAGAGAGCTGTCGAAGATGGAGGATCTTCTCAGGTGGAGATGACACTGCTAATTCGAGATATCATGCTACAAACAGGTTGCAGAGACTGAACCTAACAGATCAGGTACTCGAGAGACAGTAATTTCCCTTCATCTTAAGTTATCATGCTTATTGGTGATAATTGGCATAGTTTGTTTTGGCTAATTTGAACATGATTATAATTGCCAGTTGAGTTCAAGCTAGCACATGATGTATTACTGTTGTTGAGTGTTACATAATAGTGGGCGTACTTATCCTATTCCTGCTgcctgcatgatatgaaagaagATTCATTAAGCAATCCCTAACACATGCATTTACAGAACAGCCTTCCACTAGTTCGCATTTTATCATCAACAGCTTGGCTTGGTGCCCTTTTTTGATATCATGACATACAAACTTTATTCGAGTTTTTATGGAGAGGGCCGGCAGTATTTGCAAACTGATAAGTGACACGTACGGTTtgtgaaagagaaataaaacgGTCTCCCTGCTAAGACAGCATCTTCTGATCAAGACTGCAAATTGCAGGTAACAGCTCCTAGTGCAACCAAAACACGAAGTCCCACAAAAATAAGAGAGACAAACAAAGTCACATGGCCTGCATCAAACCTAGCTaaatttaataacatatatacacTGATGCATagatgttggaaatattttcaaaataatatatatatatataatatttattattaataatatttttgggttgattttggaaGTTGTAAGTTActttggaaagagagaagatgTGGAATGTTTATGAGAATTATAAACCTTTGCATCTCTACGAGCAACACAAGCCACCCGTTGGTTGAGTGGTAATTATGGATCTGGTTTAACCAAAGGACTGGAGTTCGAATCATCCCCATGGCAAGaatcatttttaaatgatttatgaagATGGCTCTCCACGCGGCTAGAGCTCAAGGGCGCGACGCACTGCATGCGGGCATGCGCGAGGCGTAGCAAAGCATTAAGGAGGGGCTCCTTGCGCAAGGCGCTGCGATGCTTAGAAAGAACAAATTTAATTTCCCAAGCGCGCACGCGGTGATTCGAACTGGTGCCAACCAGTTGAAACGGTAGCCAGGCGACCATTGGACTAAGTCCAACTGTTGTGTCGAATGGCAACATGCATAATATATGTACTTGTTCTGAACAGTTTTCAGAAATACAAAGAGTTATAACTTTTCTTTCACAACCTTTggttatctataaatagacccattgACCTGCCATTTGAACAGGACATAATATAAtttcgaattctctctctctctcaagttcttcacttcttcatattattagaacttgttagaatctgtttgttctcgagagaacagatttctaatttcttgattgaatagcaaaatctgagggtattcggggtctaatttcgtgtgtgcataacgcagttagacaaacagacttgttctgagcttcattgtatcttggaagcaaattcgcttgtaacccgtgtgcataccgttattggtgggggcgaatattgtcttaaagaaagcgacattgtaacgcgccttgaagcaaactttctcTGACTATTGTGTTTTTTGCAGCCCTTTTAATCCAACAATTCCTTCTAGATAGAGATATGCTAGCTCTCACGTCAGTCTCCCTACATGAagcacacacatatattaacAAGTGATCTATAATTAGCCATTAATCCAACGTCCCCAGGAACAGGAAGAGCCATGATCTGATCATCAGGAAATTAATTGTCTTCATGATCTGGTTCGTTTTCTAATATTCCTCCGATTATGCGAGGGCTCCACAGTCCGACCACCAGCTTCACTTTGTGATCAATGATACCGCGCATTGATGTGCCAGTGCATGCCCGCCATGCTTGACATGGCCAGCCTATTGGCACAACAACAACGTACATGCATATATCATGCATCGATCGTGCtttcattactatatatatatatatatataattaagatagCGGTGTATAAGATctaatgctttttatttttctaggaGTAAGTTCTATAATTCggtttataatatatcattccTAGTGACCCAATTCTAACttaaaattttggaatatatataagCAGCCATTTGAAAAATCTCAGATTTGGTTGTTTAATTTGTTGAAGGATCCTTTGAATCAAGaaattaaagcttttgatgCCAACGACATTAGAACTAGAtcatgttggaaatattttgagAATCAAGTACGTACCTGCTAAGGAAGGGTTTATTGctggcaatatatatatatatatatatatatatatatatgatggtgCTAGCGGGCCGCCCAACGTTCACCGCTGGGCATACCGCTAGTTATAAATTtgttgttcattttctttttattttctttcaaatatttttttaacattcttaatcattacaaaaaataaaaaatatataatttcactaataatcacttcctcaaccactaaataaaaaataaaaaaaaattaaaatgtatgaGCAGTAAGATTGAGCGGTAAGTTTGAGGGGCTCCACAAGcatcttccatatatatacatatatatatatatatatatatcgatcttATCGCTTGGATTCCGTGAAGGGAACAATATATGATAATTCTATAAGCATGGATTGTTACAAAATACATTATCCAATCTCGGTCGCCCATACAATTGAGATATCCTATTGACGGAGCGGCGGTCGATGTCGGCATGAATGTAGGTTTATACACGATCCAATCTCGATCGCCCATcgatataatataatacaacaCACACATATCTATCAGTACTTTGCCTCCCAACCTATCTCAAACTGGCATGGATCTTAATCAATATTCTTGAAGATCGAAGACATTAATTCATTATTTCCAATTATTTGCCGCCATATTCATGGATAACATCGATTTGGTTTTTAAGAAACCAGGTAATCCACAACTTTCATTGTCCATCACGAAATTGGTTTGTATCCAAAGTTTCCAAAACCCTCAGGAAACATAACAATGCATGGACCACATGATAAACACACCAGCAAGAGGCCAGATGGCTACTTTCCCTCAAAGGTTTTTCTTCACTTTCAATATTATATGTGGCAATCAGAAGTAATATTGGAAGCACAATATAGTATCGATTTGCATATCTGACATTGGCACGCCTCTCTTTATCCACACAAGATTCATAAACGATATCAATCCAAACTTTGGACAAGCCATAGCATTGTTAATGGCAATTTAGGAGGCAGTAAATAGAGATCATTGAAGACAATCCTCATTGAAGGAGACTCAAATCTGGTGGTACAGGCAATTGCACATGAACAGATTGGACAATGCAGTCTATCATAAGAGACATGGAATATCTGTTACTTTCTTTTGATGAATGGAAAGTGCAAAAAGTTCATTAATCTAATAATTGATATGCGTATAATCTTGCGTAATGGACAGCTTCCAACCTAATATATGGAAGCATTCCCCTTATCTATATTCTTCAATGTCTATTAGATTTTTATAGTGGGAAAAATCCActcatatatattgtataattaacttTCTTCTATAATCTGTAATATGACAATGAAGCTtgtttggaatatatatatatatatatatatatatatgcaatcgtctatataattaaataattaagtgcATATGAcaagaatgaaaattttctaaatACTCTAAAAATACTATGTGTAATACTCCCCTTATTATAGAATATCACGTCATTAAGATTTTTACGTTtacactaaatatttttaaaggagaaatgatttgtacaagctccaaatagacaagtctcatacaagcatttgtaaaaaagtagaccccaccttaaaaaaaagtataaaaaaaactattctttattagtgggacctattgttttacaaaaggcttgtatgaaatttatctatttgggGCTTGACTAAATACTACACCCACATCTTGCTTCtatcatattataataatgtgatattatttattaattcttgaattttttattttacaaaataagaaCGAATTTAAGAATTATAGAAATAGGATAAAAGTGTAAGAAGTTTAGCATGCAACGTAACTCTCATAAATATAGAAAGCCATCCTATTTTTCCagatattttctctctcctcccaaaACTTCTCCACCTAACTCTTTATCTTTGTCTTGGGGGAGTGAGACACAAAATTAACGTGATTCGACAACATGCCTACCACAAAGCTGCAGAGGATTTTATTATACTGAGGAATCACAAAATATACTTTGAGGCGAAATCTCACTGTTCATAACATTCAGAACCTACTAAATTGTTCGCAAGTACATATTTGTAGTGTCACACAGTGAAAACTCcaattttcacttttctgcAGTATTCACTAGAGTGAAGTATCGAGTACGCCTCGAGCGAATTCTCTGTCcgatgttcgctcgagcgactTGTCGAGCGAGACTTGAACGAACTCTCTGCTTAAGCTTCGCTTGAGCTACTTGTCGCGTGAACTTCGAGCGAACTTTCTGTCTATTGCTTTAGCTTTAGCTTGGGcttcacaaaaaatcataacgCATCATTGTTGGGTCGGGTCATCAAAACAGGCAGATACACCAACAAAATTAGCCTCCACAAACCCAACATGAGCTTTGACTCATCCCTCCTTTATCCTTTCCAGAACTGTCTAGTAACTTTTCTTAATTATGTTTCTTGTTTTCCGAAGCACGGAGATGGGCTAATCTACTACTTTTTAGTGGCGTACGACCGTCACACACTACACCACAAGACTCCCTAGTCGCCGATCCTTCTGTCGGTAGAAGAAAATCGTAAAAAAGCAGCATGTGTGGCTCACATGAGGTCAAAATCGAGCATGAGATCCATGCCTCGCGATGCCATGGTGAGCTTTCTATCACCTCGCGCAACACTAGTGGAATCAAAGGCCTTGGATCTTTCATATTTGACCAACCTCCTCTCTCCAATAGTGGCGTGTGTACCACTAACAGTTGTTTTTAGGGATTTAAACTATTTATCGCTTTCCATTTTCCTATGTTCATGCTTTTCCCAATCAAAGATCATAGGAAAAAGCAAATGAAAGTCCCTTTCAGTCAATCTAGACCATCAAAATATGGCACAAAACAATCACTGTGACTTTTTAGTTGTAGTATCACAGTCTGAGTTTTGGACTATATCAAAACCGTTTTGGGTGGCTCCCCTTGTGGGAAATGATGGGGGCCATGTCATTGGCTTGCAATccttcctccttttttttttttttttttttgtgtgtgtgtgtgttgtatTAGCTAGTTTGGAACGAATGTTGGAGTCCACCACCTTTTTTattctaaggcctcgtttggttacacaaataagatgatatgaaagttgaaagttgaataaaatattgttaaaatataattttttaatactcacTTCTTGTACTATGCATCACCTACCTCTATGTTCAATCCTTTTTTGTACTTGATAAATCCTTTTGTAATCGTAACTAAATAAAGAACTCGATGGCTCATTGACTTCAAATACAACATTCAATTTGATGTCTCTCTAAACAAAAAGAATCTGAAAGGGAACAAGATTCCAGTTCAGATGGAGTAAATTAGGCCctatttggatagtaaaaatattttatcttatctcatttcattgttacaatttgaaaaatgataagattacTACTCTTCTGCTAcctatttactactttttttattttatttaatggagGGTATTATTACccttacaactttctcaaattctcatacaaatataataaataattcaactttttgaatttttaaaataataataatattaaaaaataatattttaacagtattttatttaacttttaacttttaatttttatctcaactcattatcgaAACGACAATAATATTGATTGTAAATTGTATAACTCACCATACACAGAGTAAGCCTATGTATGCTCTTACGTCACTGTCAGTACCATATATAAGAATCAACCCAAACAAGGAACAGATCAGGTACCCAAAGCTGATCAACGTCAATCAATCTCTACAGAATTGTAAGAATGGATTAAACATTGTCTTATCCCCAGCTTCATTTTGATTGATACCCTTGATGTCCCAAGGCCATCTCATTCCTATGATAGACATAGCCAAGATATTGGCATAGCGCATAGTAGTATAGTCACTATAGTCACCACACCACTCAATGTTATTAGATTCAGTACTACCATTGACCGTGTCCTTAAATCTGGACTATCCATCCGAATCCTGCAGCTTGATTTTCCATATGCCGAGGCCGACTTGCCAAAAGGATGCGAGAATACAAATTCTCTTCCTTCGCCAAACCTGGTGAAGAATTTTGTTACAGCGGTGAGCATGTTGCAGCAATAGCAGTGGAAATTTTAAATGACATATGAACTTGGGAATAGGGAAGGGGCTTTTTGGTAAATTAGGAGGGCGATTTTATTTCCCTCTACTAGGGTTTGAAGTTTTCGCATTTCTGTGCTCTGCTTCTAGGGCAGCGGCTCATGACCGTTCTGGGTGACACTTCAGTGTCCTTTGTGGCCGGCGGTAATTAGAAGGAGTTGCCTAGTGGTTGGTTGGAAGGGTTTGAACTTGAGAAGGGTGATCTGCCGACTGGGGTGGGAGGAGAGAAACCGTCGTTTGCGCAAGCTCTGCAGAGGACGTTGTCGCAACCTAAATTTCGGATTCCTCTGAGGAAGCCGGAATAGATTAATGGTGAGTTAGGGTTCGTTTCCTTTGAGGTGGAAATTGACAGAGTAGCAGAGGACCTCAAGTTTGCACTGGTGCTGAAATTTCTGGCGGTGAGACCGTCGATCGATGTCTTGCGACTGAAGATTATCAAGACTTGGGATTTCTCTGAGGTTCCGATGGTcatttttatggatgattttcaTGTCTTTTTACATTTGGCAAATGAGAGAGACTACCTTCATGCTTGGGCGAGAGAGGGGAGGATGGTGGCTGGATGTCAGTTTAGACTATTCAATTGGACCGTGGACTTCGATGTGAAGAAATAGCCTTCAATTGCGCCTCAATGGATCTTCGTACTAGGTTTGCTCCTTCATCTGTATCGGATTGATTGTCTACAAATTCTAGCTTCTAGATTTGGTAGATTTCTGGGTACAGATAATGCAACACTGTATAGAATAAGGGCTACAGGGGCAAGAATATGTGTGGAGGTTGATCTTCAAGAAGAACCGATTGGTGGCTTCCCGTTAGTGGTTGGGCAAAAACCACCTTTATGGCAGGATGTGGTTTATAAAAAGGGGGATTTTATTgcaataaaaaccaaaaagatAAACAAGAGAACAACACTATCATATAACCTGCACTAACttgtaaacataaaaaatccTCTCTAATGTAAGGTAACCCCATTTTATCCAATCTATACAAACCCCTCAGTTCCCGAGGAAACTAGTTCACCTCAATGAACAACCTATTTTCCCCCAAAGCTCCACTCTCGCCAAAAAGTCAGCCACTCTATTGCCTTCTTTGAATAAATGCTTAATGGAGAAATCACAAGTTTCCAATAACCTCCACAACTGAtcccaaaaattccaaagataCCACATTGTAAACTTTGCAGCCAAAATCCAAGAGAACCAAGGAATCACACTCTATATCTATATGAACAAACCCCAAACTTATGCACAACTTCAAACCCTCCAACGCTGCCCTTAGCTCCGCTTCAATACTAGAACACTGCCCAAAATAAGTTAAGAAAGCAGCCACCAAACTACCCCCATGGTCACGCAGGACACCGCCCCCTCCACTCAAACCTAGGTTCCCAAGGCTACTCCCATCCAAGTTGATCTTAAACCTTCCCGTTCCAGGCCTTAACCAACGAACCACTTTCATTTTTGAACAACTCTTCTCAACTAGTGGCATATCCATTCCCCTTAACACCCGTAAGTCATTCTCGGACAGCTTCCTAACTTTTCGTACCTGCCCCACCAACATCCTCACTCAATATTGTATCGATCCCCACACCTCAATCAAGCTTTCACCTCTTCCTTCCCACCTTGCTACACACCGTCTCCTCCATAATCCCAAGCTGAGAATGCCTAGAAGCTCTATTGAACCATACATGTACCCTCTCATGCCAGGACTGCTGAGGCATAAATGGAACGCCCACCTCACCCGAGATCTTTTTCCACACTTCTATTGCAAACTCACATTTACATAATACATGTTTCAAATCCTCTACTTGCCCCTCCAAGCAGCAGTTGCAACAAGAAACCATAAGAATCCTCAACTTCCTAACCTGCTCATCCAC
This genomic interval from Juglans regia cultivar Chandler chromosome 3, Walnut 2.0, whole genome shotgun sequence contains the following:
- the LOC109005703 gene encoding UDP-glycosyltransferase 73C6-like, coding for MASPAHKLHFVLFPLMAQGHMIPMIDIAKLLAQRGVIVTIVTTTHNAARFHTSIARSVESGLRIRVIQLQFPYEEAGIPKGCDNLDKLPSLGLAINFFTSTSMLRHPVEKLFEELTPPPNCIISDMCLPWTLDIARKFHIPRFSFLGVSCFCLLIFQVLRVHNIHAKISSQSEYFVLPGLPDHIEFTKSQLPLPEDPKMKEFSGQMAAADLASHGVIVNTFQELEPGYAKEYRKARGDKVWCIGPVSLCNKDYLDRAERGNKNSIEEYQCLKWLDAQEPCSVVYACLGSLCNLIPSQLIELGLALEESNKPFIWVLRGAETSEELEKWILEDRYEERIEGRGLLIRGWAPQLLILSHPSVGGFLTHCGWNSCIEGISAGVPMLTWPLFGDQFMNEKLVVQVLKIGVRVGVEDPVNWGEEEKTGVLVKKEDVKGAIERLMNEGEERQERRTKARELGEMAKRAVEDGGSSQVEMTLLIRDIMLQTGCRD